The Peribacillus simplex genome contains a region encoding:
- a CDS encoding ribonuclease J, producing the protein MSVKENALSILALGGVNEIGKNMYVVQYSNDIVIIDCGAKFPDESLLGVDLIIPDISFLQENKEKIRALIVTHGHEDHIGGIPYFLKKLNVPIYATRLTLGLIELKLKEHNLLADTELIQIDSDSRLEFGEMVLDFFKTNHSIPDCLGVTMHTPEGTVVHTGDFKFDLTPMNDQYPDIHKMAKIGSEGVLVLLSESTNAERPGSSPSEHLVGSHIEEAFMQAKQKVILSTFASNVNRVQQVVNAAQKTNRKLALIGRSMVNVVSVAIERGYLEVPDGMLIQPQEVDKYAPERVAVLCTGSQGEPFAALSRLSSSNYRDMSILPDDTVILASTPIPGNERDVSRIIDNLFQLGAKVIYGSGTVTGMHVSGHAYQEELKLMLTLMKPKYFIPIHGEYRMLHQHRLLAESVGVEKDHTFIINNGDVVDIENSVARQTRKVAAGNTFVDGVGVGDVGEIVLRDRKQLSEDGMLVIVITLSKTERKIVSGPDTISRGFVYVQNSEDLLRHVNRLVTKTVNDLQSEKIYRWNVIKQTIKKELGQYLFTQTKKKPMILPIIIEV; encoded by the coding sequence TTGAGTGTGAAAGAGAATGCTTTGTCCATACTGGCTCTGGGCGGAGTGAATGAAATCGGTAAAAACATGTACGTGGTTCAATATTCCAACGATATCGTCATAATTGATTGTGGTGCAAAGTTTCCTGATGAAAGTTTATTAGGAGTCGATTTGATCATTCCCGATATTTCCTTTCTTCAGGAGAATAAGGAGAAGATCCGCGCTTTAATTGTGACTCATGGGCATGAAGATCATATTGGCGGGATACCTTATTTCTTGAAAAAATTGAATGTACCCATTTATGCCACACGTTTAACACTTGGTTTGATTGAATTGAAGTTAAAAGAACATAACCTATTGGCTGATACGGAATTAATCCAGATCGATTCTGATTCAAGGTTGGAATTCGGGGAGATGGTTCTGGACTTTTTCAAAACGAATCACAGTATACCCGATTGCCTTGGAGTCACCATGCATACGCCAGAAGGCACGGTCGTTCATACAGGGGACTTTAAGTTTGACTTGACACCCATGAATGATCAGTACCCCGATATTCATAAAATGGCCAAAATCGGGAGTGAAGGTGTACTGGTTTTATTATCTGAAAGCACAAACGCCGAACGTCCCGGCTCAAGCCCCTCGGAGCATCTGGTTGGCAGCCATATTGAAGAAGCCTTCATGCAGGCAAAGCAGAAAGTCATTCTTTCGACCTTCGCTTCAAATGTCAATCGCGTTCAACAAGTTGTGAACGCTGCACAGAAGACAAACCGGAAACTCGCCCTGATTGGAAGAAGCATGGTTAACGTCGTATCAGTTGCCATTGAACGCGGCTACCTCGAGGTTCCTGATGGGATGCTTATCCAACCGCAAGAAGTGGATAAATATGCTCCTGAAAGGGTCGCGGTTTTATGTACAGGAAGTCAAGGAGAGCCATTTGCTGCACTTTCCCGCCTTTCCAGTTCGAATTATCGGGATATGAGTATATTGCCTGATGATACAGTGATCCTTGCCTCCACTCCAATACCCGGAAATGAACGGGATGTTTCACGTATCATCGACAACCTGTTTCAACTTGGTGCCAAAGTCATTTACGGTTCTGGGACTGTAACGGGCATGCATGTTTCCGGACATGCCTATCAGGAAGAATTAAAGCTCATGCTTACCTTGATGAAACCTAAGTATTTCATACCGATTCACGGTGAGTATCGGATGTTGCACCAGCATCGATTACTAGCCGAGTCTGTCGGAGTGGAGAAGGACCATACATTCATCATCAATAACGGCGATGTGGTGGATATTGAAAACTCCGTTGCCCGTCAAACGAGAAAGGTCGCTGCAGGCAATACCTTTGTTGATGGTGTTGGCGTTGGTGATGTTGGAGAAATCGTCCTGCGGGACCGTAAGCAGCTTTCCGAAGATGGAATGCTCGTGATCGTCATAACACTAAGCAAGACGGAAAGAAAAATCGTATCAGGACCTGATACCATTTCCCGGGGGTTTGTTTATGTTCAAAATTCCGAGGACCTGCTTAGACATGTGAACCGTCTTGTCACGAAAACGGTCAACGACTTACAAAGTGAAAAAATATACCGGTGGAACGTCATCAAGCAAACCATAAAGAAGGAACTGGGGCAATATCTCTTTACTCAAACTAAGAAAAAACCAATGATCCTTCCGATCATCATTGAGGTTTAG
- a CDS encoding LysE family transporter, whose product MGVFFSYVLLGLSLAAPIGPINAAQLDKGIKKGFWHAWIFGWGAILADFVFIALVFFGVVHFLDNSFMKTFLWLFGFFVLTYTGIESLLSAGKIEVNARKAKDSLFSSFLTGFIMSLSNPLSILFWLGIYGSILANSASKYDMDQLLIYSSGILIGLIIWDFAMAIIASTFRRLLSKPILMGISIISGISLIGIGIYFAIQAAKVLFT is encoded by the coding sequence TTGGGTGTTTTTTTCAGCTATGTATTATTAGGTTTATCACTGGCGGCTCCTATCGGTCCCATAAACGCTGCTCAATTGGACAAAGGAATTAAGAAGGGTTTTTGGCATGCCTGGATTTTTGGCTGGGGTGCCATTTTAGCGGATTTTGTTTTTATAGCCCTCGTCTTTTTCGGTGTCGTCCACTTTTTGGACAACTCCTTCATGAAGACATTTTTATGGCTTTTTGGGTTTTTCGTCCTGACCTATACCGGGATCGAAAGTCTGCTAAGTGCAGGTAAGATTGAAGTGAATGCACGAAAAGCGAAAGATTCCCTTTTCTCTTCATTCCTGACGGGATTCATCATGTCCCTTTCGAACCCTTTATCCATTTTGTTTTGGCTGGGTATTTATGGGTCCATTCTCGCAAACTCCGCTTCAAAATATGATATGGATCAGTTACTTATATACAGTTCAGGAATCCTTATCGGCCTCATAATCTGGGATTTCGCAATGGCCATCATCGCCAGCACCTTCAGACGCCTTTTATCCAAACCCATTCTAATGGGCATCTCCATCATTTCGGGTATATCCCTTATAGGGATCGGCATTTACTTTGCCATCCAAGCAGCCAAAGTTTTATTTACATAA
- a CDS encoding DUF7010 family protein yields the protein MKEAYRGSGIGVIFMAVFGTLWAGTGIMGLQGWGFPYVELAAIFVGIIMVIEGISLIHASQKMSNQVSEDGARRLKRIGFLFNMVFIAEGLLIGIAIVICNLINQTDLIPGVIAIIVGIHFLPLASLFQIKVYYATGVLLCLLALITLLIVPDTVMFWEHQILAPLSLLGFGCALILWITGLTLWLRIKNSSLTMED from the coding sequence ATGAAAGAGGCGTATCGCGGTTCTGGAATTGGAGTCATTTTCATGGCGGTCTTCGGTACACTGTGGGCAGGTACCGGTATAATGGGATTGCAGGGGTGGGGGTTTCCCTACGTGGAACTCGCAGCCATATTCGTAGGAATCATAATGGTTATCGAAGGTATTTCATTAATTCATGCATCACAAAAAATGTCCAATCAAGTTTCAGAAGATGGGGCTAGGCGTCTGAAGCGTATCGGATTTTTGTTTAATATGGTCTTCATTGCCGAAGGGTTGCTGATAGGGATTGCCATTGTCATCTGTAACTTGATCAATCAGACTGATCTTATACCAGGAGTCATCGCCATTATTGTAGGGATTCATTTTTTACCTTTGGCGTCACTTTTCCAAATCAAGGTGTACTATGCAACAGGAGTGCTTCTCTGTTTATTGGCGCTTATCACATTGCTTATTGTGCCAGACACTGTCATGTTTTGGGAGCATCAAATCCTTGCACCGTTATCTTTGCTCGGCTTTGGATGCGCGCTAATTCTCTGGATTACTGGACTTACGCTATGGCTTAGAATAAAGAATTCAAGTCTAACGATGGAAGATTGA
- a CDS encoding LysE family transporter — MSVHLLLSYFFLGLTLAAPIGPVNSARIDKGIKNGFWHAWIVGAGSMIADALFMILVYVGMVRFLEIPIVQIFLWLFGGFVLIYSGVESVLRVNTILLNQYRNRDSLISCFLTGFIMSVTSPLSILFWLGIYGSVLAKTASTYGTSQLFIYSGMIFLGLTCWDFFVAALTNGFRRFLNERSLMAISIISGLSLVGFGVYFAYQGISAIIS, encoded by the coding sequence TTGAGTGTACATTTACTGCTGAGTTACTTTTTCTTAGGACTAACCCTTGCAGCACCGATCGGTCCGGTCAATTCCGCTCGTATCGATAAAGGAATCAAGAACGGGTTTTGGCATGCCTGGATCGTTGGGGCAGGGTCGATGATTGCAGATGCCTTGTTCATGATTTTAGTGTATGTGGGTATGGTACGGTTTTTAGAAATTCCGATCGTCCAGATCTTTTTATGGCTTTTTGGCGGGTTTGTGCTTATTTATTCTGGGGTCGAAAGTGTTTTACGAGTTAATACGATACTATTAAATCAATATAGGAATAGAGATTCTTTAATTTCCTGTTTTTTGACCGGATTCATCATGTCAGTGACCAGTCCATTATCCATTTTATTCTGGTTGGGGATATATGGGTCTGTTTTAGCTAAAACGGCTTCAACCTATGGGACATCCCAACTTTTCATTTATAGCGGGATGATTTTTCTTGGTCTTACCTGCTGGGATTTTTTCGTAGCGGCATTAACGAATGGATTTCGCAGGTTTTTAAATGAAAGAAGCTTAATGGCCATTTCAATCATCTCTGGATTATCATTGGTCGGCTTTGGTGTTTATTTTGCATATCAAGGCATTTCCGCCATCATATCATAA
- a CDS encoding TetR/AcrR family transcriptional regulator produces the protein MKNRVRLHLYKQYNENKVIMMNNRRQNVIDTAHKLFIDKGYQATSIQDILDGSGISKGTFYNYFPSKGELFIAIFRSFYTKIRHDREKLLIGQDSADIGIFIRQLDLQMMVNKQSKLLILIEEVRVSNDEELKQFINKTVLLNLRWMYSRFIDIFGESKKPYLLDSVIIFHSMMTHMNHFSYRANPAGTPDIQIIHYCMNRIVHLVNEVAESGEQIIDPELMEKWFPNFTNHLDSCHNDLLHSTTELKKAINKAFPCDEDRTRAIELIDFIQDELMQSDKPRKFLIESLLHTLKTGYASQVQAHIETFEESINSCLS, from the coding sequence ATGAAAAATAGAGTACGATTACATTTATACAAGCAGTATAATGAAAATAAGGTGATAATGATGAATAATCGAAGGCAGAATGTCATTGATACGGCTCATAAGCTGTTTATTGACAAGGGCTACCAAGCCACGTCCATCCAGGACATTCTAGATGGCAGCGGTATATCAAAAGGTACATTCTATAATTATTTCCCTTCGAAGGGTGAATTATTTATAGCCATTTTCCGTTCCTTCTATACAAAGATTCGCCATGACAGGGAAAAACTGTTGATTGGTCAAGATTCAGCCGATATTGGAATTTTCATCCGGCAGCTCGATTTGCAGATGATGGTGAACAAGCAAAGCAAATTGCTTATCCTGATCGAAGAAGTCCGTGTTTCCAACGATGAAGAATTAAAACAATTCATCAATAAGACGGTATTGTTGAACTTACGCTGGATGTATAGCCGTTTTATCGATATATTCGGGGAAAGCAAAAAACCCTATCTTTTGGATAGCGTCATCATCTTTCATTCGATGATGACCCACATGAATCACTTTAGCTATCGTGCTAATCCCGCCGGTACACCGGACATACAAATTATCCACTATTGCATGAACCGCATTGTCCATTTAGTCAATGAGGTGGCTGAAAGCGGGGAACAGATCATTGATCCGGAACTAATGGAAAAGTGGTTTCCGAACTTTACAAACCATCTTGATTCTTGCCATAATGATTTGCTTCATTCCACCACGGAATTGAAAAAAGCGATAAACAAAGCTTTTCCTTGCGATGAAGATCGAACAAGAGCCATTGAATTGATCGACTTTATCCAAGATGAGCTGATGCAGTCCGACAAGCCGCGAAAATTCTTGATAGAAAGTTTGCTGCACACTTTGAAGACTGGATATGCATCACAGGTCCAAGCACATATTGAGACTTTTGAAGAAAGCATCAATTCTTGCTTGAGCTGA
- a CDS encoding amino acid permease, with protein sequence MKWWQLSLVGVGCTIGTGYFLGSTIGIKTTGPSIVFSFVLAALGTYIVYNLLAKMTAADPQEGSFCYYANKAFGRWAGFSCGWNYWSSNILIMGSQLTALSLLSQFWFPKVPLWLFASGFAIVSIVVVLLGTKGFDRVENILAIIKTAAIVMFIIIAICAICGWFGLDGGKPPSFPNKFNELFPKGLKGFWTSLIYAFYAFGGIEVIGLMAMQLKKKEDAPKAGTIMLLVLTIIYVVSLGLAVTMISLGAFSEKESPFVSALDSYHLAFFPHVFNGAIIIAGFSTMTASLFGVTNLLVTLSNDGNAPALFMQKIKKFKDLPLPSLGLGALGLLGSIITALLLPGKIYEYITTSAGILLLYNWAFIILSSFKILENKMWSKITAVFGLLLILAAVSGTLLEKEIRPGFFISLLFIVIIGLAAVFMKFKVWNKNKAMAAKASKSGLD encoded by the coding sequence ATGAAATGGTGGCAGTTATCATTGGTCGGTGTTGGCTGTACGATCGGGACAGGGTATTTCCTTGGTTCGACCATAGGGATTAAAACGACGGGACCATCCATTGTATTTTCATTTGTATTGGCTGCACTAGGTACTTATATCGTTTATAATCTGCTTGCTAAAATGACGGCTGCCGATCCTCAAGAGGGATCTTTTTGTTATTATGCCAATAAAGCATTTGGAAGATGGGCTGGCTTTAGCTGCGGCTGGAATTATTGGTCCTCCAATATATTGATCATGGGAAGCCAGCTTACTGCGCTTTCGCTATTATCTCAATTTTGGTTCCCGAAGGTCCCGCTGTGGCTATTTGCCTCCGGTTTTGCCATTGTTTCGATCGTGGTGGTATTGCTGGGAACAAAAGGGTTCGACAGAGTGGAAAATATACTTGCGATAATTAAGACGGCAGCGATCGTAATGTTCATCATTATTGCAATATGTGCAATTTGCGGCTGGTTTGGACTTGATGGAGGGAAACCGCCCTCATTTCCAAATAAGTTCAATGAATTATTTCCAAAAGGACTAAAAGGGTTTTGGACATCCCTTATCTATGCCTTTTATGCGTTTGGAGGCATCGAGGTCATTGGACTGATGGCGATGCAGCTTAAGAAAAAGGAAGATGCGCCAAAGGCAGGGACGATCATGCTCTTGGTTCTTACCATCATATATGTGGTTTCATTGGGGTTAGCCGTGACCATGATTTCATTAGGAGCATTCAGTGAAAAAGAAAGCCCATTCGTTTCGGCATTGGACAGTTATCACCTGGCATTTTTCCCGCACGTTTTTAATGGTGCGATCATCATTGCCGGTTTCTCGACGATGACCGCTTCACTATTTGGGGTCACCAATCTATTGGTAACGCTCTCCAATGATGGGAATGCACCCGCATTATTCATGCAAAAGATCAAGAAATTCAAGGACCTTCCACTGCCCTCACTCGGTCTTGGAGCCTTGGGACTTTTAGGATCGATCATCACTGCCTTGCTCCTGCCAGGCAAGATTTATGAATACATTACAACATCCGCTGGAATATTACTTTTGTACAACTGGGCATTCATCATTCTCTCTTCATTCAAAATCTTGGAAAATAAGATGTGGAGTAAGATTACGGCCGTTTTCGGACTTCTTTTAATTTTGGCCGCCGTAAGTGGCACCCTGCTTGAAAAAGAGATACGTCCAGGGTTTTTCATCAGCCTTTTATTCATCGTGATCATCGGTCTTGCCGCCGTTTTCATGAAGTTCAAGGTTTGGAATAAGAACAAGGCGATGGCCGCAAAAGCGAGTAAATCAGGGCTTGATTGA
- a CDS encoding amino acid permease, whose protein sequence is MDMNLIDNQEPTVKRKLKARHMTMIAIGGSIGTGLFLASGATIQSAGPGGALAAYACIGIMVYFLMTSLGEMATYMPVSGSFSTYATRFVDPAFGFALGWNYWFNWAVTLAVEVAAAAIIMKFWLPDVPSLIWSALFLGIVFTLNALSIKSYGESEYWFALIKVIAIICFIIVGLLTILGIFGGKVIGFENFTMDEAPFKGGFLSIISIFLIAGFSFQGTELVGIAAGESENPEKNVPNAIRQVFWRILLFYIGAILILGLLIPYTSPSLLNGDVENISVSPFTLVFERAGFAFAASVMNAVVLTSLLSAGNSGLYASTRMLWSMAKDKQAPQFLAKVNRRGIPMNALILTTLIGGLAFLTSILGDHVFTWLLNASGLTGFIAWIGIAISHYRFRRAYVAQGGDLNELKYKAKWFPLGPILSFVLCMGVIAGQNYQAFLSGSIDWYGVAVSYIGLPIFLAIWLGYKIYHKTQLISLKDCQFDKSDVA, encoded by the coding sequence ATGGACATGAATCTCATTGATAATCAAGAACCGACAGTTAAAAGGAAACTGAAAGCAAGGCATATGACCATGATTGCCATTGGCGGTTCAATAGGAACCGGATTGTTCCTGGCAAGCGGGGCAACCATCCAGAGCGCGGGGCCAGGCGGTGCCCTTGCTGCCTATGCCTGCATTGGAATCATGGTTTATTTCCTTATGACGAGCTTAGGGGAAATGGCGACATATATGCCTGTGTCGGGATCATTTTCCACCTACGCCACACGCTTTGTTGATCCCGCATTCGGCTTTGCACTTGGCTGGAATTATTGGTTTAACTGGGCAGTCACCCTTGCCGTGGAAGTAGCTGCAGCTGCCATCATCATGAAATTCTGGCTCCCTGATGTACCCAGCCTTATATGGAGTGCATTATTCCTTGGGATCGTCTTCACACTCAACGCCCTTTCCATTAAAAGCTATGGTGAATCTGAATATTGGTTTGCCTTAATAAAAGTCATCGCCATCATTTGCTTCATCATTGTTGGTTTATTGACCATATTGGGGATTTTTGGTGGAAAGGTGATCGGATTTGAAAACTTCACCATGGATGAGGCACCATTCAAGGGAGGATTTTTATCGATCATCTCTATCTTTCTAATCGCGGGATTTTCTTTTCAAGGCACGGAACTGGTTGGTATTGCTGCCGGGGAAAGTGAGAATCCCGAAAAAAATGTTCCGAATGCGATCCGCCAAGTATTTTGGCGCATCCTATTATTTTACATCGGGGCCATCCTGATACTCGGCCTCTTAATACCGTACACGAGTCCAAGTTTGCTGAACGGGGATGTCGAAAACATTTCTGTAAGCCCTTTCACACTTGTGTTTGAACGTGCAGGATTTGCATTCGCGGCATCCGTCATGAATGCGGTCGTGTTGACTTCCTTACTATCCGCCGGGAACTCGGGACTATACGCTTCAACGCGGATGTTATGGTCGATGGCGAAAGATAAACAAGCTCCCCAATTCCTCGCCAAAGTCAATCGCAGGGGAATCCCGATGAATGCTTTGATCCTAACGACATTAATTGGCGGGCTCGCCTTCTTGACATCCATTTTGGGGGACCATGTATTTACATGGCTATTGAATGCATCGGGGCTAACCGGCTTCATCGCCTGGATTGGAATAGCAATCAGCCATTATCGCTTTAGACGTGCCTATGTTGCACAGGGTGGTGACCTGAACGAATTGAAATATAAAGCAAAATGGTTTCCACTCGGCCCGATTCTTTCATTCGTGCTTTGCATGGGTGTCATAGCAGGGCAGAACTATCAAGCATTCCTAAGCGGCAGCATCGACTGGTATGGCGTCGCCGTCTCCTATATCGGATTACCGATATTCCTGGCGATCTGGTTAGGATACAAGATTTATCACAAGACCCAATTAATATCATTGAAAGATTGTCAATTTGATAAATCGGATGTGGCATGA
- the thrS gene encoding threonine--tRNA ligase — MIKVQFPDGQQKEYPQGMTVESVAGSISSSLRKKAVAGKLDKQLVDLSHKLNEDAELSILTLDSDEGLQVLRHTAAHVLAQAVKRLYRNVELGMGPVVENGFYYDFKLDHPLSSEDLQAIEKEMEHIISENLEIERSEVTYEEAVKLFEGRGESFKLDIAKNIPNGEKLTLYKQGEFVDLCRGPHLPSTSFVKSFKLTRVSGAYWRGDNQNEVLQRVYGVAFQKKKDLQEHFEFLEEAAKRDHRKLGKQLELFMFSEEAPGMPFYLPKGQIVRNELEKFSRELQIEADYDEVRTPFMMNQRLWEQSGHWDHYHENMYFTEVDQTKFAMKPMNCPGHMLIFKNSLYSYRDLPIRMAEFGQVHRHEYSGALNGMLRVRTFCQDDAHIYVRQDQIESEIKQVFHLIDKVYRTFGFEYSVELSTRPEDSMGDDSLWEASETALKNVLGSIGIHYQVNEGDGAFYGPKIDFHIKDALKRSHQCATIQLDFQMPDKFDLTYIDENNEKVRPVVIHRAIFGSIDRFFGILIEHFAGAFPVWLAPVQAQIIPVSQVHLNYCLKVQKELKNQGIRVKIDDRNEKLGYKVREAQMGKIPYMLVLGDKEEKENEVNVRKYGEQEVENVAIETFIKRMAQQIKERSI; from the coding sequence ATGATTAAAGTTCAATTCCCGGATGGGCAGCAAAAGGAATATCCGCAAGGGATGACAGTGGAAAGTGTGGCAGGGTCCATCAGCTCAAGTTTAAGGAAAAAGGCAGTGGCAGGCAAACTGGATAAGCAACTGGTTGATCTAAGTCACAAGCTTAATGAGGATGCCGAATTGTCGATCTTGACTCTGGATTCGGATGAAGGATTACAAGTATTACGACATACAGCGGCGCATGTTTTGGCGCAGGCTGTGAAAAGATTATACCGGAATGTGGAATTAGGAATGGGGCCAGTCGTGGAAAATGGTTTTTACTATGATTTTAAGTTAGACCATCCTTTGAGCTCAGAAGACCTACAAGCCATTGAAAAAGAGATGGAACATATCATAAGTGAAAATCTGGAAATCGAAAGGAGCGAAGTGACTTATGAGGAAGCTGTGAAGTTATTCGAGGGCAGAGGGGAGTCATTCAAGTTGGATATAGCAAAGAATATCCCAAATGGAGAAAAATTAACGCTCTATAAACAGGGGGAATTCGTCGATCTTTGCAGAGGGCCGCACCTTCCATCCACATCATTTGTAAAATCGTTCAAATTGACTCGTGTATCTGGTGCCTATTGGCGGGGAGACAATCAAAATGAAGTTCTTCAAAGGGTGTATGGCGTGGCTTTCCAAAAGAAGAAGGATCTACAGGAACACTTTGAATTCCTGGAAGAAGCGGCCAAACGCGATCACCGTAAATTAGGGAAACAGCTGGAGTTATTCATGTTTTCGGAGGAAGCCCCTGGAATGCCATTTTATTTACCGAAAGGGCAAATCGTTAGAAATGAATTGGAGAAGTTCTCGCGGGAGCTTCAGATTGAAGCTGATTACGACGAGGTTCGGACTCCTTTCATGATGAACCAGCGGTTATGGGAACAATCGGGTCACTGGGATCATTACCATGAGAATATGTACTTCACTGAGGTGGACCAAACAAAATTCGCGATGAAGCCAATGAACTGTCCGGGGCATATGCTTATTTTCAAAAACAGCCTTTATTCTTACAGGGATTTACCCATCCGGATGGCCGAATTCGGTCAAGTCCACCGTCATGAATATAGCGGTGCATTGAACGGGATGCTGCGTGTCCGTACATTTTGTCAGGATGATGCCCACATTTATGTTCGGCAGGATCAAATCGAAAGTGAAATTAAACAAGTGTTTCATCTGATTGATAAGGTGTATCGTACTTTTGGTTTCGAGTATTCCGTGGAGCTCTCGACGCGTCCAGAGGATTCAATGGGTGATGACTCCCTATGGGAAGCTTCTGAAACAGCCTTGAAAAATGTTCTGGGAAGCATCGGGATACATTATCAAGTAAATGAAGGGGACGGGGCATTTTATGGACCGAAAATTGATTTTCATATTAAAGATGCATTAAAACGGAGCCACCAATGTGCAACAATCCAACTTGATTTTCAAATGCCCGACAAATTTGATCTGACTTACATCGATGAAAATAATGAAAAGGTTCGTCCGGTCGTCATTCATCGTGCCATTTTTGGATCGATCGATCGTTTTTTCGGAATCCTGATAGAACACTTTGCCGGTGCTTTTCCGGTATGGCTTGCCCCGGTGCAAGCACAGATCATCCCTGTCTCACAAGTTCATTTGAATTATTGTTTAAAGGTTCAAAAAGAACTGAAGAATCAAGGCATTAGAGTGAAAATTGATGATCGGAATGAAAAGCTGGGGTATAAAGTCAGGGAAGCACAGATGGGGAAAATTCCATATATGCTGGTCCTTGGAGATAAAGAAGAGAAAGAAAATGAAGTGAATGTCCGGAAATACGGGGAACAAGAAGTTGAAAATGTCGCAATAGAAACGTTCATCAAGAGAATGGCCCAGCAAATAAAAGAACGCAGCATCTAA
- a CDS encoding MFS transporter yields MEGHEKQNKDVSVWCLISMASIPLVMTLGNSMLIPVLPIFEDKVGISSFQSSMVITSYSVASIFLIPIAGYLSDRFGRKMVILPSLILALIGGLVAGYASWKLENPYTWIIIGRVLQGIGASGASPIILPLVGDLYKDDDEKTSSCLGIIETSNTFGKVLSPILGSLFAAFIWFLPFFSISFFSLISIVLVFFFIKVPKEKDDPKEFKEFWHDTKKIFKQEGKWLYTVFLIGVFVMLVLFGVLFFLSDNLEKIHDLHGIQKGLVIAIPLFFLCVSSYVAGKKIKGELPIMKKIIMISIIVLSISLVFVGFTKNKVFLLLLVTSLAGIAIGALLPTLDAIITQNIKKEQRGTITSFYMSSRFIGVAAGPPVMSLVMKNHLNLSYIITGIMGIGIVLIVLKFISSDKKEAAA; encoded by the coding sequence ATGGAAGGTCATGAGAAGCAAAATAAAGATGTAAGCGTGTGGTGCCTGATCAGTATGGCATCGATTCCATTGGTGATGACACTTGGAAATTCAATGCTTATCCCGGTTTTGCCCATTTTCGAGGATAAGGTGGGGATCTCTTCATTTCAATCAAGCATGGTGATAACAAGCTATTCTGTTGCATCCATTTTTTTAATTCCCATAGCAGGTTATTTATCAGATCGATTCGGACGGAAGATGGTGATCCTGCCAAGTCTGATCCTAGCCCTCATTGGTGGCTTGGTCGCAGGTTATGCATCATGGAAATTGGAAAATCCCTATACATGGATCATCATCGGAAGGGTATTGCAGGGGATTGGGGCGTCTGGTGCCTCGCCCATCATTTTGCCTCTGGTAGGGGATCTATACAAGGATGATGATGAAAAAACGAGTTCTTGTCTGGGTATCATAGAAACCTCGAATACATTCGGGAAAGTGCTTAGTCCAATATTGGGTTCCCTGTTTGCTGCATTTATCTGGTTTTTACCATTCTTCTCGATTTCATTTTTCAGTTTAATATCTATTGTCTTGGTCTTTTTCTTTATAAAGGTACCAAAGGAAAAGGATGATCCGAAGGAATTCAAGGAATTTTGGCATGATACGAAAAAAATATTCAAGCAGGAAGGAAAATGGTTATATACAGTTTTCCTGATTGGTGTATTTGTCATGTTGGTTTTGTTCGGTGTTCTTTTCTTTTTGTCTGATAATTTGGAAAAAATCCATGATTTGCATGGAATCCAAAAAGGTTTAGTGATAGCGATCCCGCTATTTTTCCTTTGTGTGTCTTCCTATGTTGCCGGGAAAAAAATCAAGGGCGAATTACCAATCATGAAAAAGATCATCATGATCAGTATAATTGTCCTTTCAATCAGCCTTGTATTTGTCGGTTTTACAAAAAACAAAGTTTTCCTTTTATTACTCGTAACAAGTTTGGCGGGCATAGCAATTGGTGCGTTATTGCCGACACTCGACGCAATCATCACTCAAAATATAAAAAAGGAACAGCGTGGGACGATAACCTCCTTCTACATGTCATCCAGGTTCATCGGAGTTGCGGCAGGCCCTCCGGTCATGTCCCTTGTCATGAAAAATCATCTCAATTTGAGCTATATCATTACAGGGATCATGGGCATAGGCATCGTCTTGATTGTTTTGAAATTCATTAGTTCAGACAAAAAAGAAGCTGCTGCCTAA